CCTATTCAGACTGGCCGTCATTACTGATCCAATAGACTGCATCTCCTCTGCCTTGGCACCCATGAAATGATCAAGTAATACATAATGGATGATTACGGCTGAACCCGTGAGCACAACTAGGAGTACGCTGGCGAAGGCCAGATTTATCTGATGAACTAGCTTCATATTATGATTCCTCTCCGTCGGTTCTTAAGCGATAGCCGTGACCCCACACAGCTTCGATGGGCAATCCGTCTATTTTTTTACGAATCCGTTTAATTAGATGGTCTACAGCTCGATCACTTCCGTAATAATCATCTCCCCAAACCCTAGTCAATAGCTCGTCTCTTGTAAAAGCACGATTGGGATTCTCAGCCAGAGATTTTAACAGATCAAATTCTTTGAGTGTTAAATCCGTTTCTTCCCCTGACCAAAAAACGCGCCTCTCAGTCAGCATAAGCTGAAGTCGGCCTAGATGAATTTGCAGCTTGACATCTGAATTTAGAATTGCCTCCTCAGACCCTTTCAAGCGATACCACCGCTGCAGCTGGCGCTTAATACGGGCTACCAGTTCTCGAGGGCTAAAGGGCTTGACCAGATAATCATCACTCCCCAGCTCCAATCCCAATATTTTATCGACTTCATTATCCCGGGCAGAAATCATTATAATAGGCACTTCGGCTTCCTTTCGAATACGCCTGCACAGCTCGTAGCCATCCATACCAGGCAGCATTAAATCCAGCACCCACATGTCCGGCGGATCTGATCTCCATAACTCCCACGCATCCTCGGCGTTCTCTAGTCCGATGGTGCGATAGTTTTCTTTCTGCAGATAGGCCTCCACTAGATTCCGTATATGTATATCATCATCCACAACAGCAATGAAAAAGTTATCCAATACCTTAGCCCCCCGAATTACATTCATATTTCATTATACTAACGGAACCTGAGGTAGAGATGAATGCCATTGTTTTTCCACACTTCAACCATCGTTCTGCCATCGTTGAACTATAAAGTTAAGCAAGTAAGACAAACCAAACGAACGAGGAGTGTTAATTATGAATCGCAAAATCATGTTCAAAAGTGCTGTGCTGTCTGCCTTATTGGTGTCTGCTGTTACGGGCTCGCTGATTGCAAATGCCTCAGATGTTCCCCAAGACTCTCAAGAAAGCCTGACCGTTTCATCTAC
Above is a window of Paenibacillus wynnii DNA encoding:
- a CDS encoding response regulator transcription factor; protein product: MDNFFIAVVDDDIHIRNLVEAYLQKENYRTIGLENAEDAWELWRSDPPDMWVLDLMLPGMDGYELCRRIRKEAEVPIIMISARDNEVDKILGLELGSDDYLVKPFSPRELVARIKRQLQRWYRLKGSEEAILNSDVKLQIHLGRLQLMLTERRVFWSGEETDLTLKEFDLLKSLAENPNRAFTRDELLTRVWGDDYYGSDRAVDHLIKRIRKKIDGLPIEAVWGHGYRLRTDGEES